A stretch of the Nematostella vectensis chromosome 1, jaNemVect1.1, whole genome shotgun sequence genome encodes the following:
- the LOC5502179 gene encoding serine/arginine-rich splicing factor 7 → MTKVYIGSLGDNASKREIENEFGYYGPLKDVWVARNPPGFAFCIFDDRRDAEDAVRELDGRYICGQRVRVELAKGPSRGRPRMGSNEKCYECGRVGHFARDCTRRRYGGGRSRSPSPRGRRRSRSRSPVRRKRSRSLDRRSRSRSRSASRERRRSPSRSPEPRRERSFSNSPKRERQSPDRDDRNGDEGRRGSRSRSPPPMKSEPEHDD, encoded by the exons ATGACGAAGGTTTACATCGGCAGTCTCGGTGATAACGCCTCTAAACGGGAAATAGAAAACGAGTTTGGATACTATGGTCCTTTGAAAGATGTTTGGGTTGCGAGAAACCCTCCTGGTTTCGCATTTTGCATATTTGACGACCGCCGAGATGCAGAGGACGCAGTTCGTGAACTCGATGGAAGGTATATCTGCGGACAGAGAGTTCGTGTCGAGCTAGCGAAAGGCCCTTCCCGCGGCAGACCTCGCATGGGATCCAACGAGAAGTGCTACGAATGCGGCAGAGTAGGCCATTTTGCAAGAGATTGTACAAGAAGACGTTACGGTGGTGGTCG TTCCAGGTCACCCTCGCCACGTGGAAGACGACGAAGCCGCAGCAGGTCACCTGTCAG GCGAAAAAGGTCACGCTCCCTTGACAGACGATCACGGTCTCGCTCCAGGTCTGCTTCCAGGGAAAGGCGTAGAAGCCCTAGCAGAAGTCCTGAGCCCAGACGAGAGCG ATCCTTCTCAAATTCACCAAAGAGAGAGAGGCAGAGCCCTGACCGAGATGATAGAAATGGCGATGAAGGCAGGCGAGGCAGCCGTTCCAGATCCCCTCCACCAATGAAGTCCGAGCCCGAGCATGATGATTAG
- the LOC5502190 gene encoding UHRF1-like protein — MNSLSEYEKQRLKNIEENKRVLASLGLAQGFLPKTLPQKQNLSGPKGSKGVKRKRQSEDSHPKKAPRNELVLDGDWSGYMTRRRSGRLRGMEPGNFEGLDITEDYEEDKPRKPVPRNRENVFGSIPGIAVGTWWSTRMECSADGVHRPTVAGIHGNAEEGCYSLALSGGYEDDLDYGVCFTYTGEGGRDLKGTKSNPKNLRTAPQTKDQTLSRGNMALTKNVENHCPVRVIRGYKLHSQFAPEEGYRYDGLYTVERYWQAVGMSGFMVYKFALKRCGDQAPPPWEEENPEGDSSMQEYEDMSGTTEAGEIPNTREGLSVKLENEDELPDGDGVTVQADGLAEEKADGIADGTKADGMADETKADGMAKETKADGIADLTKADGIADVTKAHGMADETKADEMADETKADEMADETKADGIVIDGTKADGVLDGTKHDGMAETENNGEKDRV, encoded by the exons ATGAATTCTTTAAGCGAGTATGAGAAGCAACGGTTGAAAAATATTGAGGAGAACAAACGCGTTCTTGCGAGCTTAGGCCTTGCTCAG GGTTTCCTGCCAAAGACATTGCCACAGAAACAAAACCTTTCAGGCCCTAAAGGTTCAAAAGGAGTCAAACGAAAACGACAATCAGAGGACAGTCATCCCAAGAAGGCACCGCGGAATGAGCTAGTGTTGGATGGTGACTGGTCTGGTTATATGACCAGGCGGCGATCTGGAAGACTTAGGGGAATG GAGCCTGGAAACTTTGAAGGACTGGATATCACAGAAGACTATGAGGAAGATAAACCAAGAAAGCCTGTACCACGAAATAGAGAGAATGTGTTTGGAAGCATCCCTG GTATTGCAGTTGGGACGTGGTGGAGTACACGTATGGAATGTTCAGCTGATGGTGTTCATAG GCCTACTGTAGCTGGCATCCATGGCAACGCTGAAGAAGGATGCTATTCTCTTGCACTCTCTGGAGGCTATGAGGATGATCTGGATTATGGTGTGTGCTTTACCTACACTGGTGAAGGTGGCAGGGATTTGAAGGGAACAAAGTCAAACCCAAAA AATCTGCGCACAGCCCCCCAGACGAAAGACCAGACGCTATCAAGAG GTAACATGGCCCTAACGAAGAATGTAGAGAATCATTGCCCTGTGAGAGTTATCCGAGGATACAAGTTGCACAGCCAATTTGCACCAGAAGAAGGCTATAGATATGATG GTTTATACACTGTGGAGCGCTACTGGCAGGCTGTTGGCATGAGTGGCTTCATGGTCTACAAGTTTGCACTAAAGCGGTGTGGAGATCAAGCGCCCCCTCCTTGGGAAGAGGAAAACCCAGAG GGAGACAGTTCAATGCAGGAATATGAAGACATGTCAGGCACCACAGAGGCAGGTGAAATTCCCAACACAAGGGAAGGGCTGTCAGTGAAACTGGAGAATGAGGACGAATTGCCggacggtgatggtgtgacAGTACAGGCTGACGGGTTGGCCGAAGAAAAGGCTGATGGGATTGCAGATGGAACAAAGGCTGATGGGATGGCAGATGAAACAAAGGCTGATGGGATGGCAAAGGAAACAAAGGCTGATGGGATTGCAGATTTAACAAAAGCTGATGGGATTGCAGATGTTACAAAAGCTCATGGGATGGCAGATGAAACAAAGGCTGATGAAATGGCAGATGAAACAAAGGCTGATGAAATGGCAGATGAAACAAAGGCTGATGGGATTGTCATAGATGGAACAAAGGCTGATGGGGTGTTAGATGGAACAAAGCATGATGGAATGGCAGAGACAGAAAATAATGGGGAAAAAGATAGGGTGTGA
- the LOC5502181 gene encoding DNA-directed RNA polymerases I, II, and III subunit RPABC2, whose protein sequence is MRLCFSPLTVSPSRASFKMADEDMGDYDDDLDDVEEDEPLEDVDELEEADDTANIAVLPASEESQEQVKRITTPYMTKYERARVLGTRALQISMGAPVMVELEGETDPLQIAMKELKARKIPIIIRRYLPDGSHEDWGIDELIVTD, encoded by the exons ATGCGTTTATGTTTTTCACCGCTGACGGTTTCTCCTTCACGTGCAtctttcaaaatggcggacgaggACATGGGAGA TTATGATGACGACTTGGATGATGTTGAAGAGGATGAACCGCTAGAAGATGTCGATGAGCTAGAG GAGGCTGATGACACAGCTAACATCGCAGTCCTTCCTGCTTCAGAAGAAAGTCAGGAGCAGGTGAAGAGGATAACAACACCTTACATGACCAAATATGAACGGGCTAGAGTGCTAGGCACTAGAGCTTTACAAATAag TATGGGGGCTCCTGTGATGGTAGAATTGGAAGGAGAAACTGATCCACTGCAGATAGCCATGAAGGAACTCAA GGCAAGGAAGATTCCCATCATTATCAGAAGATATCTTCCTGATGGCAGCCATGAAGACTGGGGTATAGATGAGCTAATTGTCACAGATTAG
- the LOC5502184 gene encoding RNA 3'-terminal phosphate cyclase-like protein produces the protein MAYTLTYEGCNFFRQRLVLATLSGKSVRIRNIRIQEDDPGLKDFEANFIRLLDKVTNGSRIEVNETGTSLLYKPGLLSGGVVDHDCGLQRSIGFYLEALVYLAPFCKKPLRVTMRGITNDSDDPSVDIIKTVTIPLMKRFIIDDEDFYLKITKRGSPPEGGGQITFSCPVRKVLRPIQLIDPGKIKRIRGLAYATRVSPAMVNRVVDATRGVLNQFISDIYIYTDHCQGIQAGKSSGFGLSLVAETTNGTLLGVQRASTPSGKGSPTVAEDLGKETAKKLLQEVYKGGCVDSRHQSLALLYMAMGQQDVSRVLTGPLTPYTIQFLRHMKDFLGIMFKIQAQQKQDDDDSKSGGDTKVLLSCVGLGFTNVNKGMV, from the exons ATGGCGTATACTTTGACTTACGAGGGTTGTAATTTCTTCAGACAACGGCTTGTTCTTGCTACGCTGAGTGGAAAATCGGTCAGGATTAGGAACATAAGAATACAAGAAGATGATCCTGGGCTTAAAG ATTTTGAAGCAAATTTTATAAGGCTTTTGGATAAAGTGACCAATGGCTCAAGAATTGAAGTGAATGAAACAG GCACAAGTCTTCTATACAAACCAGGCTTGTTGTCTGGTGGGGTGGTTGATCATGACTGCGGTCTCCAGCGATCTATTGGCTTTTATCTGGAGGCCCTAGTCTACCTGGCACCCTTCTGCAAAAAGCCATTGAGGGTCACCATGAGAGGAATAACAAATGATAGCGATGATCCATCA GTTGACATTATCAAGACTGTCACTATTCCTCTGATGAAAAGGTTCATAATTGATGATGAGGATTTTTACCTTAAG ATCACCAAGAGAGGCAGCCCTCCTGAAGGAGGTGGTCAGATCACCTTTTCATGTCCTGTCAGAAAAGTATTAAGACCTATCCAGTTAATAGATCCTGGAAAAATTAAACGGATTAGAGGCCTTGC ATATGCGACTAGAGTTTCACCTGCTATGGTGAACAGAGTAGTTGATGCTACTAGAGGAGTTTTGAATCAATTTATCTCAGATATTTACATATACACAGATCACTGCCAAGGGATTCAGGCTGGCAA gtCTTCAGGGTTTGGTCTTTCTCTTGTCGCAGAGACAACAAATGGGACCTTGCTTGGCGTGCAAAGGGCATCAACACCATCGGGCAAGGGCTCTCCTACAGTGGCTGAAGACTTAGGCAAAGAAACTGCTAAAAAACTTTTACAAGAAGTATACAAG GGTGGGTGTGTTGACAGCAGACATCAGAGTTTAGCTCTCCTCTATATGGCCATGGGGCAGCAGGATGTGTCTAGGGTACTTACAGGCCCACTTACACCCTACAC GATTCAGTTCTTACGGCACATGAAAGACTTTTTGGGCATCATGTTTAAGATCCAAGCTCAACAGAAGCAAGACGATGATGACAGTAAATCAGGCGGTGACACCAAAGTCTTACTCTCATGTGTTGGTCTTGGGTTTACAAATGTCAACAAAGGAATGGTGTAA
- the LOC5502183 gene encoding oocyte zinc finger protein XlCOF28 produces the protein MSSEEEATAANVLSQMSQIQQSNLSPCETIETSVVVGHHCDVETSGIPVDGSQQEPTTTVEVTADVLQQVQAAFHTQEQQIQEDYVEVTQPSCQNHRTMSDDMCNDCQTCTGGKSYTCEHCGKRFNKSYNLKTHLRVHTGERPYQCEVCGHGFANLGDLKRHSRTHTGEKPFKCEYCEKVFSDFGSHKRHIRLHTGYKPFKCEQCDREFTRLDSYKNHIRLHTGDRPYKCETCGKQFNYLTTYKRHLNIHKGEKPYACNLCDKKFTRQNYLKNHLNTHTRNNECQTDLSVLQGSPTSQELEGMESSEEQTATENLNRVEDLDGGNNADGTEKQSESPSKSSEAKPHDASLLHQVTQVLGEIVPHNISAEVTDGAGGPQIVVQGADQTGGEFKITLAQQLLIAQHLLNQAQMRTGDSATVTSQDGEQTITAVTIPDITPELAEQIVNQANLQHTSHNPDEIQVIELSNHTTPSTTTITTSSQEIFVGGQLVTVQSSDVTERVIEQSHVTSEAESSINQGDSVYVAIDPSQPEVQEILGQIQLSQENTADVVVTQSETHT, from the exons ATGTCAAGTGAAGAGGAGGCAACGGCTGCCAATGTCTTGTCCCAGATGTCCCAAATTCAACAGTCCAATCTCAGTCCATGTGAGACGATTGAGACCAGTGTAGTGGTCGGCCACCACTGTGATGTTGAAACATCTGGAATACCAG TGGATGGCAGTCAGCAAGAGCCAACCACCACAGTAGAAGTCACAGCAGATGTTCTACAACAAGTTCAAGCTGCCTTTCATACTCAGGAACAACAGATACAGGAAGATTATGTTGAAGTTACTCAGCCCAGTTGCCAAAACCACAGAACCATGAGTGATGATATGTGCAACGACTGCCAGACctgcacag GAGGAAAGTCCTATACCTGTGAGCACTGTGGCAAGAGATTCAACAAATCTTACAACCTGAAGACACACTTGCGTGTCCATACTGGGGAGAGACCATACCAGTGTGAAGTGTGTGGACATGGCTTTGCAAACCTTGGGGATCTCAAGCGCCACTCCCGTACTCATACAGGGGAGAAGCCCTTTAAG tgtGAATACTGTGAAAAGGTCTTCTCAGACTTTGGTAGTCACAAGCGTCACATACGTCTGCATACAGGatacaaacctttcaagtgTGAACAGTGTGACAGAGAATTCACACGATTGGACAGCTACAAGAACCACATTCGCTTGCATACAG GTGACCGACCATACAAGTGTGAGACATGTGGAAAGCAATTCAATTACCTTACCACCTACAAGCGACACCTTAACATTCACAAGGGTGAAAAACCATATGCCTGCAATCTCTGCGACAAGAAATTCACCCGTCAAAACTACTTGAAGAATCATTTGAATACCCACACCAGGAACAATGAATGCCAGACTGATCTGTCTGTGCTACAGGGCTCGCCGACTTCTCAGGAACTTGAGGGAATGGAAAGCAGTGAGGAACAGACAGCTACAGAAAACCTGAACAGGGTGGAGGATCTGGATGGGGGTAATAATGCTGATGGAACGGAAAAACAATCAGAG AGCCCTAGCAAGTCTTCGGAGGCCAAGCCCCATGACGCTTCACTTCTTCATCAAGTGACCCAGGTGCTTGGGGAGATAGTACCACATAACATCAGTGCCGAGGTGACGGACGGGGCAGGAGGTCCTCAGATAGTCGTCCAGGGAGCTGACCAGACCGGTGGGGAATTTAAG ATAACGTTAGCCCAGCAGTTGCTGATTGCTCAACACCTACTCAACCAAGCGCAAATGCGGACCGGAGATTCAGCTACAGTTACTTCACAAGACGGCGAGCAGACAATTACTGCTG TCACTATTCCTGACATTACCCCCGAGTTGGCGGAGCAGATCGTGAACCAGGCGAATCTACAACATACTAGTCACAATCCAGATGAAATACAAGTGATTGAGCTATCGAACCATACAACCCCCTCTACaactaccatcaccacaaGCAGCCAGGAAATCTTCGTTGGTGGTCAACTTGTCACCGTGCAGTCCAGCGATGTTACCGAACGCGTGATAGAACAGAGTCACGTGACATCTGAAGCAGAGTCCAGCATAAACCAGGGGGACTCGGTGTACGTTGCCATTGATCCTTCGCAACCAGAAGTTCAGGAGATCTTGGGACAGATTCAGCTATCGCAGGAGAATACCGCAGACGTGGTGGTCACGCAATCGGAAACACATACGTGA